From the genome of Nitrosopumilus sp., one region includes:
- a CDS encoding isocitrate/isopropylmalate dehydrogenase family protein — MTKKAAVMKGDGIGPEVVDSMLKILKECNLQSEIILCEAGSEQWEKNGRKDKSYIPDETMKILEESDACFKGPTTTIPIPGAPRSVAVTLRQKFELYSNIRPTKTYDRLTPNRKLDCVCFREATEGLYTGIETKIGDDAAIAIRKITRQGCDRFLNSAMKWANQNNMKKMVAITKRNILKETDGIFWNSAQKAVEGTDVKLSEIYIDNMAQQMVVAPEQFNGAVLVSTNLFMDIISELASGLVGSIGLIYSANMGDNFAMFEAAHGSAPQFAGQNKVNPTATVLSGAWMAQYLGEKAIGDAIFDATYEVINEGKTVTWDIGGNASTTQMTDAIIAATKDKLGK, encoded by the coding sequence TTGACTAAAAAAGCCGCAGTAATGAAAGGAGACGGCATAGGGCCAGAAGTTGTAGATTCGATGCTTAAAATTTTAAAAGAATGTAACTTGCAATCAGAGATTATTCTATGCGAGGCCGGATCAGAACAGTGGGAAAAGAATGGAAGAAAAGACAAGTCATACATTCCAGATGAGACAATGAAGATTTTAGAAGAATCAGATGCCTGTTTCAAGGGCCCAACCACAACAATTCCAATTCCAGGAGCCCCAAGAAGTGTTGCAGTCACACTAAGGCAAAAATTTGAATTGTATTCCAATATCAGACCGACTAAAACATATGACAGATTAACACCAAATAGAAAACTGGATTGTGTTTGCTTCAGAGAAGCAACCGAAGGATTGTACACAGGCATTGAAACAAAAATTGGAGATGATGCAGCAATTGCCATTAGAAAGATCACAAGGCAAGGCTGTGATAGATTTCTAAATTCTGCAATGAAGTGGGCAAACCAAAACAACATGAAAAAAATGGTTGCAATCACCAAAAGAAACATCCTAAAAGAAACGGACGGTATTTTTTGGAATTCAGCTCAAAAAGCAGTGGAGGGAACAGATGTGAAACTATCAGAAATTTACATCGATAACATGGCACAGCAAATGGTTGTCGCACCAGAACAGTTCAACGGCGCCGTTCTAGTAAGTACCAACCTGTTTATGGACATTATTTCAGAACTAGCTTCAGGATTAGTAGGCTCCATTGGATTAATCTATTCAGCAAACATGGGAGATAACTTTGCAATGTTTGAAGCAGCACATGGAAGTGCGCCACAATTTGCGGGACAAAATAAGGTAAATCCTACCGCAACAGTGCTCTCCGGTGCTTGGATGGCACAATACTTGGGTGAAAAAGCAATTGGAGATGCCATATTTGATGCCACATACGAGGTAATCAATGAGGGGAAAACGGTGACATGGGATATTGGAGGAAATGCATCAACTACTCAAATGACTGATGCCATAATTGCAGCTACAAAAGATAAACTGGGCAAGTAA
- a CDS encoding SDR family NAD(P)-dependent oxidoreductase produces MEKVALVTGSSSGIGLETALALARDGFHTFASMRDIKKSGEIEYAAKKENLTIDIIELDVNDEESIVSAIKKIISDNERIDILVNNAGYGQFGCTEDVSVDNFRKQFETNFFSIVKVIQEVAPIMRKQNSGIIVNISSVVGRMGLPGSSAYISTKFALEGLSECLRYELGQFGIKTTLIEPGVIKTNFFNSMRIPESKIDPKYKTLTDNILAGLKMMVEMGTAPSQVANVILKAVHDDEILPRYVVGTDASMFMEAKKMKTDLEFEKYMSKELFP; encoded by the coding sequence ATGGAAAAAGTAGCTCTTGTGACAGGAAGCTCTTCAGGGATAGGATTAGAAACGGCATTAGCGCTTGCAAGGGATGGATTTCACACGTTTGCAAGCATGAGAGACATTAAGAAATCCGGAGAGATAGAATACGCTGCAAAAAAAGAAAATCTTACAATTGACATAATAGAATTAGATGTGAATGATGAAGAATCCATAGTTTCAGCAATCAAAAAAATAATTTCAGATAATGAAAGAATAGACATCTTGGTAAATAATGCAGGGTACGGTCAATTCGGTTGTACAGAAGATGTGTCAGTGGATAATTTTAGAAAACAATTTGAAACCAATTTCTTTAGTATTGTGAAAGTCATTCAGGAAGTAGCTCCAATAATGAGAAAGCAGAATTCAGGAATCATTGTAAACATTAGTTCCGTAGTTGGCAGAATGGGACTGCCGGGATCTTCAGCTTACATAAGTACAAAATTTGCACTGGAAGGGCTAAGCGAATGCTTGAGATATGAGTTAGGTCAATTTGGAATAAAAACAACGTTAATTGAGCCAGGAGTTATCAAAACAAACTTTTTTAATTCTATGAGAATTCCAGAGTCAAAAATAGATCCAAAATACAAAACACTGACAGACAATATTCTCGCAGGTCTCAAAATGATGGTGGAGATGGGAACTGCACCATCACAGGTTGCAAACGTGATTTTGAAGGCAGTGCATGACGATGAGATCCTACCGCGATATGTTGTCGGAACAGATGCATCCATGTTTATGGAGGCAAAAAAGATGAAAACGGACCTAGAATTTGAGAAATATATGAGTAAAGAGCTATTTCCCTAG
- a CDS encoding DNA topoisomerase I, with product MKWKTLQHNGILFPPAYEKQGITIKINGDSVNLDLNQEEMIYQWAKKKDTPYVQDKVFQKNFVTDFVKTLDPKFKKSTYEDIDFSNAYKIVDKEKDLKEMMTKEEKKALAVKRKELREKLKIKFGIAIIDGKEVEVGNYMAEPPGIFIGRGEHPLRGKWKPRVSSKDVTLNLGKEAKIPEGEWNEIIHAKDSMWLASWMDFLTQKRKYVWLADTAGLKQDRDKEKYEKAVKLANEIEKIKDRIVKDMKNEKKRKIATACYLIYRTAMRVGDEKDPDEADTVGATTLRKEHIKITSNTIEFDFLGKDSVRWQETVKAEGHDKQFHENLRKLVEKKKPKDEIFDGITSRHVNVYYSEIVKGLTAKVFRTYLATTVVKNYLVEHDNMKGKTATEKLYHAKLANLEAAMMCNHKRTIPKTFEQSLQKKRDSLKKVGKEQVWKKTQETLKKVESSEPKTDTQKKSKVKRIKTLNDQIKKQKRKHKERLEKLELQIRLSEKTRDYNIGTSLRNYIDPRVFKAWTDEVGAEWEKMYTAALQKKFLWVKNENVDWKSLKN from the coding sequence ATGAAATGGAAAACTCTACAACACAATGGCATACTGTTCCCCCCTGCATATGAAAAGCAAGGAATCACTATAAAGATCAACGGTGACAGTGTCAACCTAGATCTGAATCAGGAGGAAATGATATACCAATGGGCAAAGAAGAAAGATACACCATATGTACAAGACAAGGTATTTCAAAAAAACTTTGTCACAGATTTTGTCAAGACTTTAGATCCAAAATTTAAAAAAAGTACGTATGAAGACATTGATTTTTCAAATGCCTACAAAATAGTGGATAAAGAAAAAGATCTCAAAGAGATGATGACAAAGGAGGAAAAGAAAGCGCTTGCTGTAAAAAGAAAAGAATTGAGAGAAAAATTGAAGATAAAATTTGGAATTGCCATCATAGATGGAAAAGAAGTCGAAGTAGGAAACTATATGGCTGAACCTCCAGGAATATTCATCGGAAGAGGAGAACATCCGCTCAGAGGCAAATGGAAGCCGCGTGTGAGTTCAAAAGATGTCACATTAAATCTAGGAAAAGAGGCCAAAATACCCGAAGGAGAGTGGAATGAAATCATTCATGCCAAAGATTCAATGTGGCTAGCTAGTTGGATGGACTTTCTAACGCAAAAAAGAAAATATGTTTGGCTTGCAGATACTGCAGGATTAAAGCAGGACAGAGACAAAGAAAAGTACGAAAAGGCAGTAAAGCTTGCAAATGAAATAGAGAAGATCAAAGACAGAATTGTCAAAGACATGAAAAATGAAAAGAAAAGAAAAATTGCCACCGCATGTTACTTAATCTATAGAACTGCAATGAGAGTCGGAGACGAAAAAGATCCAGACGAAGCGGATACAGTTGGTGCAACCACCCTAAGAAAAGAACATATCAAGATTACTTCAAATACAATTGAATTTGACTTCCTAGGAAAAGATAGCGTCAGATGGCAAGAAACAGTAAAAGCTGAAGGCCACGATAAACAATTTCATGAAAATCTAAGAAAACTGGTGGAAAAGAAAAAGCCTAAGGACGAGATATTTGACGGAATTACATCAAGACACGTCAATGTATATTATTCAGAAATCGTAAAAGGACTAACAGCAAAGGTGTTTAGAACATATCTTGCAACAACGGTGGTCAAAAACTATCTTGTAGAACATGACAACATGAAGGGAAAAACAGCAACTGAGAAACTATATCATGCAAAATTGGCAAATCTTGAAGCTGCCATGATGTGCAATCACAAGAGGACAATCCCTAAAACGTTTGAACAGTCATTGCAAAAGAAACGAGATAGCCTAAAAAAAGTTGGAAAAGAGCAAGTCTGGAAAAAAACCCAAGAGACTCTCAAGAAAGTGGAATCAAGTGAGCCTAAAACAGACACTCAAAAGAAAAGCAAGGTAAAAAGAATCAAGACGTTAAATGATCAAATCAAGAAACAGAAAAGAAAGCACAAAGAGAGACTAGAAAAATTAGAGTTACAAATCAGATTATCTGAAAAAACCAGAGATTACAATATTGGAACGTCTTTGAGAAACTATATTGATCCTCGCGTATTCAAGGCATGGACTGATGAGGTAGGTGCAGAATGGGAAAAGATGTACACAGCCGCACTGCAAAAGAAATTCCTCTGGGTAAAAAATGAAAATGTGGATTGGAAAAGCCTAAAAAACTAA
- a CDS encoding DEAD/DEAH box helicase, protein MKLSCPKCKSKIEIQKTFNKKMHVSCEECGIEDILEYSKNVDEVFLEFLSRFDQGLVTEKGLSKELNEEGIIRSEKEIKEMIGNSRPDKVTQEILFSKKDYVSQYMVLENPEPKMGCKVEDLGLNESISEHLKELEIDQFYKFQEEAIHEIIFGENIVIEAPTASGKTEAFLIPVIQRIKKESDNGNVFAIFVYPTKALARDQHPKIQKFAEMIGIKARVFDGDTGIKERREIIENPPHILITNFDVLHYHMWHQTKFSDIISSTKILVVDEAHVYSGIFGTNVHYIIKRLKRNCNSKLQFIAASATLENAKDFCQQLFGEKMQVIRGSGKKGQTDFVMLFPSLRTQRKLMVELTKKMTEKNHKTMVFSNSHLNSELLAIQAKRQKINIRVHRAGLMANYRTSVEKQFKNDSLSAISCTPTLELGIDVGNVDCVISSTIPVNRLIQRIGRAARKGQRGYAFLTLGNDPISQYYKNHPDDYFEDIEKTYIDPKNPFVEEFQVLAMACDRPISKHELKEHQEVIEHHIIEENLKISNNRIIPNFEKINSILKDYSIRGIGKSIDIFLGDKKVGDRVLPIALEELHKDAIYFLAGTRYKVKKMEYPERNYASLERIPRDYPYYTKSLTEEWPTIETIFEKRIANGVEVAFCKLHIEKKVYGYVNIELGQEITQGQKILLDTPLEYDFITKGIVFHAPRPLNIIEESEDKEYAEASGYHATEHVVIEGSNMITGGASQDLGGISLGTSGLIFIYDGAIGGSGASKALYDRFEKALKRSMYIVKECPCKNEAGCPRCTFSYRCGNNNEYLHKYSALEILERINKGERTEIVDPTEGDRPLV, encoded by the coding sequence ATGAAATTATCATGTCCAAAATGTAAATCAAAAATAGAAATTCAAAAAACATTCAACAAAAAAATGCACGTTTCATGTGAAGAATGCGGAATTGAGGATATTCTAGAATATTCAAAAAATGTTGACGAGGTATTTCTTGAATTTCTTTCAAGGTTTGATCAAGGTTTAGTTACAGAAAAAGGACTCTCGAAAGAGCTAAACGAAGAAGGCATCATCAGGAGTGAAAAGGAAATCAAAGAAATGATCGGCAACAGTAGACCAGACAAAGTCACCCAAGAAATTCTATTTTCAAAGAAGGACTATGTTTCGCAATATATGGTTTTAGAGAATCCTGAGCCCAAAATGGGCTGTAAAGTTGAGGATTTGGGATTAAATGAGTCTATTTCAGAGCACCTAAAAGAATTAGAAATAGATCAATTTTACAAATTTCAAGAAGAGGCGATTCATGAAATAATATTTGGAGAAAACATCGTGATTGAAGCTCCTACAGCATCTGGAAAAACAGAAGCATTTTTGATTCCAGTGATTCAGCGAATTAAAAAGGAATCTGATAATGGAAATGTATTTGCAATTTTTGTATATCCAACAAAAGCCCTAGCACGAGATCAACATCCAAAGATTCAAAAATTTGCAGAAATGATCGGAATTAAAGCCAGAGTATTTGACGGAGACACAGGGATTAAAGAAAGAAGAGAGATTATTGAAAATCCACCACATATCCTAATTACAAATTTTGACGTATTGCATTATCACATGTGGCATCAGACAAAATTTTCCGACATCATATCATCCACCAAGATTTTGGTTGTGGATGAGGCTCACGTATACTCCGGTATTTTTGGAACAAATGTACATTACATCATTAAAAGATTAAAGAGGAATTGCAATAGTAAATTACAATTTATTGCTGCATCAGCCACATTGGAGAACGCCAAAGATTTTTGTCAGCAGTTGTTTGGAGAAAAAATGCAAGTCATTCGGGGTTCAGGGAAAAAAGGTCAAACAGATTTTGTGATGCTGTTTCCATCCCTTAGGACGCAAAGAAAGCTGATGGTGGAACTGACAAAAAAGATGACAGAAAAAAATCACAAGACGATGGTGTTTAGCAACTCGCATCTAAATTCAGAATTGCTTGCAATTCAAGCAAAAAGACAGAAAATCAACATCAGAGTTCACAGAGCAGGACTGATGGCAAACTACAGGACTTCAGTTGAAAAACAATTCAAAAATGACAGTTTGTCGGCAATTTCATGCACTCCCACGCTTGAATTAGGCATAGACGTGGGAAACGTAGATTGTGTGATTTCATCCACCATTCCAGTGAATAGACTGATTCAGAGAATTGGGAGGGCTGCAAGAAAAGGACAGAGAGGATATGCATTCTTGACACTCGGAAATGACCCAATATCACAATACTACAAGAATCATCCAGATGACTATTTTGAGGACATCGAAAAAACATACATTGACCCAAAGAATCCATTTGTGGAAGAGTTTCAAGTACTAGCTATGGCATGTGATAGACCAATTTCCAAACATGAATTAAAAGAGCATCAAGAAGTGATTGAGCATCACATAATTGAAGAGAATCTCAAGATATCCAACAATAGAATTATCCCAAATTTTGAAAAAATTAATTCCATACTAAAGGATTACAGTATCAGAGGCATTGGCAAGTCAATTGACATTTTCTTAGGAGACAAAAAAGTAGGAGACAGAGTACTTCCAATTGCATTAGAGGAATTGCACAAAGATGCCATCTATTTTTTGGCCGGAACACGATACAAAGTAAAGAAAATGGAGTATCCCGAAAGAAATTATGCAAGTCTAGAAAGGATCCCGAGAGACTATCCATACTATACAAAATCCCTAACAGAGGAATGGCCAACCATTGAGACAATTTTTGAAAAAAGAATAGCTAACGGGGTAGAAGTTGCATTTTGTAAGCTACACATTGAAAAAAAAGTATACGGCTATGTCAACATTGAACTCGGACAAGAAATCACGCAAGGACAAAAAATTCTACTTGACACTCCCCTAGAGTATGATTTTATAACTAAAGGAATTGTATTTCATGCACCTAGACCCCTCAACATAATTGAAGAGTCAGAAGATAAAGAATACGCAGAAGCAAGCGGATATCATGCAACAGAACATGTCGTGATTGAAGGAAGCAATATGATCACCGGAGGGGCATCTCAGGACTTGGGAGGCATATCATTAGGTACTTCAGGCTTGATTTTCATATATGATGGTGCAATAGGAGGCAGCGGAGCAAGTAAAGCACTCTATGACAGATTTGAGAAAGCCCTGAAGAGAAGCATGTACATTGTAAAAGAATGTCCCTGTAAAAACGAGGCAGGATGTCCCAGATGTACGTTCTCATACAGATGTGGAAACAACAATGAGTATCTTCACAAATACTCGGCATTGGAGATTTTGGAAAGGATCAACAAGGGTGAAAGGACGGAGATAGTAGATCCTACTGAAGGAGACAGACCGTTGGTATGA
- a CDS encoding methyltransferase domain-containing protein, with protein MLESSLQFLRCVGCGSKLELNAYKIGEEIEEGILGCKKCNLEFPIIEKIPVLWDNFSQYLSSRKVLGGKLFRLVQTEALKKFLKSSLSKIDPAHNDRTALEERWSVIYQNSKSSKFYSFLKNNLNSIEKSSLVVEYGCSVGTVTSFLAESHETVFGIDRSFAALMHAKRMCKNNLDYVVSDILSPVFGRSKFDLVLALNILELVEPVELLNHVSKQISSGYFVITDPYDFDRGANSVKKPLDETTLRMNLKNLGFKILPKTKIPSNIPWNLNLNSRATLNYEVDLVIGKK; from the coding sequence ATGCTGGAATCTAGTCTGCAATTCTTAAGATGTGTTGGGTGTGGTTCAAAATTGGAACTAAATGCGTACAAGATTGGTGAAGAAATTGAAGAGGGAATCTTGGGATGCAAAAAATGTAATCTGGAATTTCCAATCATTGAAAAAATTCCTGTTTTATGGGATAATTTTTCGCAATATCTTTCCTCTCGTAAAGTTTTGGGCGGAAAACTCTTTCGATTGGTCCAAACTGAGGCGCTGAAAAAATTCTTAAAATCATCTCTGTCAAAAATTGATCCTGCTCATAATGATAGAACTGCACTTGAAGAACGTTGGTCTGTGATATATCAAAATAGCAAAAGTTCAAAATTTTACTCTTTTTTAAAAAATAATCTCAATTCGATAGAAAAATCCAGCCTGGTTGTTGAATACGGTTGCTCTGTTGGAACTGTGACTTCATTTTTGGCTGAATCTCATGAGACTGTTTTTGGAATTGACCGATCCTTTGCTGCATTAATGCATGCAAAACGGATGTGCAAAAACAATCTTGATTATGTTGTATCTGATATTCTGTCTCCTGTTTTTGGAAGGTCCAAATTTGATCTTGTTCTTGCTTTGAATATTTTAGAATTGGTGGAACCTGTCGAATTGTTAAATCACGTTTCAAAACAAATTTCATCTGGATATTTTGTAATCACTGATCCATATGATTTTGACAGGGGTGCAAACTCTGTAAAAAAACCCCTTGATGAAACAACATTGCGTATGAATTTGAAGAATTTAGGATTCAAAATCTTGCCAAAAACAAAAATTCCATCAAATATCCCTTGGAATTTAAACCTCAATTCACGTGCTACTTTAAACTATGAAGTGGATTTAGTAATTGGCAAAAAATAG
- a CDS encoding prohibitin family protein gives MSKYQSPKVNVNFNAAKAVLAAVVILIIIGVVATASVKIVESGHRGVLLHWDAVDLTSPPLDEGLHFVTPFQDDVVNIEVRTLKYSSEARSASRDLQTVETTVTVNYHPDKEQIHKLYKNLGLDYENTVIQPAIEETVKQVTANYNAEELITKRPLVKDDIEFSIRERLNQFDVVTEVISITDFEFSDLFARAIESKVEAEQNALRAENDLKRIEVEAKQREANAIGLANANIAEATGEAEAIAIINNALAQNPNYLEWLKTQAWDGKLPLVVGEGSTPFISIPTNP, from the coding sequence TTGTCAAAGTATCAATCACCTAAAGTTAACGTAAATTTTAATGCCGCAAAGGCAGTTTTAGCAGCTGTTGTAATCCTAATCATAATAGGAGTCGTGGCAACGGCTTCAGTAAAAATAGTGGAATCTGGTCATAGGGGTGTATTGCTACACTGGGATGCCGTAGATCTTACAAGTCCTCCACTTGATGAGGGATTGCACTTTGTTACCCCATTTCAGGATGACGTGGTGAATATAGAGGTTCGTACTCTCAAATATTCAAGTGAAGCTAGAAGTGCATCAAGAGATTTGCAGACTGTAGAAACTACAGTTACTGTCAACTATCATCCTGACAAGGAACAGATACACAAATTATACAAGAATCTGGGACTTGATTACGAAAATACAGTAATTCAGCCAGCCATTGAAGAGACCGTAAAACAGGTCACTGCAAACTATAACGCTGAGGAGCTAATCACAAAAAGACCGTTAGTTAAAGATGATATTGAATTTTCAATTAGAGAGAGATTAAATCAATTTGATGTAGTTACAGAAGTAATCTCAATTACAGACTTTGAATTTTCTGACTTATTTGCCCGAGCGATCGAATCAAAAGTCGAGGCAGAACAAAATGCTCTCAGGGCAGAAAATGACTTGAAAAGAATTGAAGTCGAGGCAAAGCAGAGAGAAGCTAATGCAATAGGTCTTGCAAATGCAAATATTGCAGAGGCGACAGGTGAGGCTGAGGCAATTGCAATTATCAACAACGCACTAGCTCAGAATCCAAATTATCTGGAATGGCTAAAGACTCAGGCGTGGGATGGAAAACTTCCGTTGGTTGTAGGTGAAGGCAGTACACCGTTCATTTCAATTCCTACAAACCCTTAG
- a CDS encoding RNA polymerase Rpb4: MEEVKKKQAISLSEVKEILGKVDVEEMDQIQRWTYDYVSKFVSTDAKEAKEMKKQLIKECDLTEDEAVEIVNIRPTSLAELRSFTFGWKKLILAETLEKMLKIIQEHS; this comes from the coding sequence ATGGAAGAAGTAAAAAAGAAACAAGCTATCTCACTTTCGGAAGTCAAAGAAATTTTGGGTAAAGTTGATGTTGAAGAGATGGATCAAATTCAACGCTGGACATATGATTATGTTTCAAAGTTCGTATCAACTGACGCTAAGGAAGCTAAAGAAATGAAAAAACAACTCATCAAAGAATGTGATTTAACAGAAGATGAGGCTGTTGAAATAGTCAACATTAGGCCTACAAGTCTGGCTGAATTACGTTCCTTTACATTCGGTTGGAAAAAGTTGATTCTTGCCGAAACTCTGGAAAAAATGCTCAAAATAATCCAGGAGCATTCGTAA
- a CDS encoding methyltransferase domain-containing protein: protein MQIKFLKNEEYPPSEDTFFIVDNIQDEHGNFALDVGSGSGYLTKLLSENFSFVVGTDINYDVLTHQTYKTDNLVCCSGSDALKIKFDFVVCNLPYLATDGILDVATDGGIEGFEVPKKIFDSIIETMAENAKFIFVTSSLSNYQKLIDYAQKLGLKTRIIAKKKLFFEELILVESTN from the coding sequence TTGCAAATCAAATTCTTGAAAAATGAAGAGTATCCTCCATCTGAGGATACTTTTTTCATAGTGGACAACATCCAAGATGAACATGGAAATTTTGCTTTGGATGTTGGAAGCGGTTCTGGATATTTGACAAAACTTCTATCTGAAAATTTCTCATTTGTGGTTGGAACTGACATCAACTATGATGTCTTAACACATCAAACATACAAAACCGATAATCTAGTTTGCTGTAGCGGTTCAGATGCATTAAAAATAAAATTTGACTTTGTTGTGTGCAATTTACCCTATCTTGCAACTGATGGGATCTTGGATGTTGCAACTGACGGTGGTATTGAGGGATTTGAAGTTCCTAAAAAAATATTTGATTCTATAATTGAAACTATGGCCGAAAATGCCAAGTTCATCTTCGTAACCTCATCTTTGTCAAACTATCAAAAACTGATTGACTATGCTCAAAAATTAGGCTTGAAAACTAGAATAATTGCCAAAAAGAAGCTCTTTTTTGAAGAATTAATTCTTGTAGAATCTACAAACTAG
- a CDS encoding tetratricopeptide repeat protein: protein MESKFDPLVAEWLSFVKSSNYNLVEKCLKFSQIVEYPDLDVDQYIKKINRIGKSIKESISDVKNPTYLISMLNEHLFENLGFSGDDDDYYNPKNNFLNEVVDKKIGLPITISILYVEIAKFIGLDLKIVGFPGHILVKYNEEMILDPFYDGRLLDVDDLQDILDVNFGGQLEFKPEFLDEINQEQILIRLTRNLKNSYLQSFAYEKALRCINMVLGMHPESPEDVRDKGILEERLLNFEIALKYLNKYLEINPNADDVDFILELIRSIKTKN, encoded by the coding sequence TTGGAAAGTAAATTTGATCCATTAGTTGCAGAATGGCTTTCATTTGTAAAAAGTTCAAATTACAATTTGGTTGAAAAATGTCTAAAATTTTCACAGATTGTAGAATATCCGGATCTGGATGTGGACCAATATATCAAGAAAATAAATCGAATTGGAAAGTCCATCAAAGAATCAATTAGTGATGTTAAAAATCCGACGTATTTGATTTCAATGCTAAACGAGCATCTCTTTGAAAATTTAGGTTTTAGCGGAGACGATGATGACTACTATAATCCAAAAAATAATTTTTTAAATGAAGTAGTCGATAAGAAAATCGGACTTCCCATTACAATTTCAATTCTATACGTGGAGATTGCCAAGTTCATCGGACTAGATCTTAAAATTGTTGGATTTCCAGGCCACATACTGGTAAAATATAACGAAGAAATGATCTTGGATCCATTTTATGATGGACGTTTATTAGATGTGGATGATCTGCAAGATATTCTTGATGTCAATTTTGGAGGTCAATTAGAATTCAAACCAGAGTTTCTCGACGAAATAAATCAAGAGCAAATCCTCATCAGACTGACTCGTAATTTAAAAAATTCTTATTTGCAATCATTTGCTTATGAAAAAGCATTACGATGCATCAACATGGTTTTGGGAATGCATCCAGAATCGCCAGAAGATGTAAGAGATAAAGGAATTCTAGAAGAAAGATTGCTAAATTTTGAAATTGCCCTAAAGTATTTGAACAAATATTTGGAAATAAATCCAAATGCGGATGATGTAGACTTTATTTTAGAATTGATTAGAAGTATAAAGACAAAAAATTAA
- a CDS encoding DUF655 domain-containing protein: MHRAQSPPRKYDEYAYVLDFNSRGKSSTVRGRDGIIVTAIGESRLTILEILGIPNSTFEIGEKIYIGKEGRTKVLSVLGKMDYDKISSSAHSELETIVESIVTDNESKFVDYLNNAQPLTPRIHALELIPGIGKIYMKNMIEEREKKKFESYHDLQERVGLKEPIKHLSERIMDEITGESRMNLFVKR, encoded by the coding sequence TTGCACCGGGCACAATCCCCCCCTAGAAAGTATGACGAGTACGCATATGTTTTAGATTTTAATTCTAGAGGTAAATCGTCCACCGTTCGAGGCAGGGATGGAATAATTGTTACGGCGATTGGAGAAAGCAGACTGACTATTTTAGAGATTCTTGGAATTCCAAATTCAACCTTTGAAATTGGTGAAAAAATATACATTGGAAAAGAAGGACGAACTAAAGTTTTATCCGTTTTAGGAAAGATGGATTATGATAAAATCTCATCCTCTGCTCATAGTGAGTTGGAAACGATAGTGGAAAGTATTGTAACTGACAATGAATCTAAATTCGTGGATTATCTTAATAATGCCCAGCCTTTGACTCCGAGGATTCATGCACTCGAATTAATTCCGGGAATTGGAAAGATCTATATGAAAAATATGATTGAGGAACGAGAAAAGAAAAAATTTGAAAGCTATCATGACTTGCAAGAACGAGTTGGTCTTAAAGAGCCAATCAAACATCTTTCAGAGCGAATCATGGATGAAATTACTGGCGAAAGTAGAATGAATCTCTTTGTCAAGAGATGA
- a CDS encoding ribose ABC transporter permease: MIKRKRLGQHFLNSNSIAQSIVFEAKITRMDTVFEIGTGLGILTPLLCTRAHKVISVDVDENLVNKARFQFSNLDNLVLKLGDGFRQGDAFSIFVSNLPYSKSKDAIEWLAQSSFSHGVVMVQKEFADKLLAKSPKKRKAVSIIANHAFEITSLFDVGKNNFSPPPKVDSVVLKIVKKNNLTKELIQTINKIFSYRRKTVKNILKQFNKETVVSKRVDDLSGDEIINLANQILEK; encoded by the coding sequence ATGATAAAGCGAAAACGACTTGGACAGCACTTTCTTAATTCAAATTCTATAGCACAATCCATTGTTTTTGAGGCTAAAATCACGAGAATGGACACTGTATTTGAAATAGGAACTGGATTGGGAATTTTGACTCCTTTACTATGTACTCGTGCCCATAAGGTGATCTCTGTAGACGTTGATGAAAATCTTGTCAACAAAGCAAGATTCCAATTTTCTAATTTGGATAATCTGGTTCTAAAGTTGGGTGACGGATTTAGGCAGGGTGATGCTTTTTCTATTTTTGTATCTAATCTCCCATACTCTAAGAGCAAGGATGCAATCGAATGGCTCGCACAGTCTTCTTTTTCTCATGGTGTAGTGATGGTTCAAAAGGAATTTGCCGACAAATTACTTGCAAAATCACCAAAGAAAAGAAAAGCTGTTAGTATTATTGCAAATCACGCATTTGAAATTACGTCCTTGTTTGACGTGGGAAAAAATAATTTTTCTCCTCCTCCTAAAGTTGATTCTGTAGTTTTAAAAATAGTTAAAAAAAATAATCTGACGAAAGAATTGATTCAGACAATTAATAAGATTTTTTCATATAGGAGAAAGACCGTTAAAAATATTCTAAAACAATTCAATAAAGAAACCGTGGTAAGTAAACGTGTAGATGATCTTTCAGGAGATGAAATAATTAACCTTGCAAATCAAATTCTTGAAAAATGA